ACAGTATAGCACCTATTATTTCATTGTTTCATACACACAACACTGGTTTTGAAGCTCTGCTATGACGATATCGAGCAACTCATAATTTGCGATGCAATGCAATATTCTACCTTCTCTTTTTTGTTTTACCAGCTCTAAATTTGTGAGTTTGGAGATATGATGAGAGAGTGTCGATCCGGGGATTTTTAACGCTTCTTGTATTTCACCGACACTCAATCCGTCTTGACCTGCCTTTACTAAAAGCCTGAAAATTCTCAATCGCGTAAGATTTCCTAATTGTGCCAAGCATTTTACTAATCTTTCTTCTTCCATGATTTATCCATATTTTAGTTTTGTAGAATTATATCAAAAATAGAGATTAACCAAAAAACCACAACCAATTGCCATCGTAAAGACCGAGGCAATAAAAAATATCATGATAGGTGCTTTGAAAATCTTCTTGAGCATGATCATCTCTGGTAAACTCGCTCCGGCACCGGCTACTGTCAAGGTCAAAATAGAGCCCATCCCCACTCCTTTGGCTAACAAAGCAGGTGCAAGCCCAACCATTGATGCCGCTCGAATATAAAGAGGAATCCCCACTAATGCCGAAAGGGGAATAGCAAAGGGGTTGTC
This genomic window from Sulfurospirillum sp. 1612 contains:
- a CDS encoding ArsR/SmtB family transcription factor, whose amino-acid sequence is MEEERLVKCLAQLGNLTRLRIFRLLVKAGQDGLSVGEIQEALKIPGSTLSHHISKLTNLELVKQKREGRILHCIANYELLDIVIAELQNQCCVYETMK